Sequence from the Flavobacterium sp. TR2 genome:
TTCCGATTAAAGAATTAACATCGCATCTCCGTAAGAATAGAATTTGTATCCTTCTTTGATTGCTTCTTCGTATGCTTTTTTCATTAAATCGTGACCACAGAAAGCAGAAATCATCATTAATAATGTTGATTTTGGCGTGTGGAAATTCGTAATCATACAGTTTGCAATACTGAAATCGTGAGGAGGGAAAATAAATTTATTTGTCCAACCTTCGTAAGGGTTTAAAGTATTTGCAGAAGAAACTGAACTTTCAATTGCACGCATAGAAGTTGTTCCTACGGCACAGATACGTTTTTTCTTTGCTTTTCCTTCGTTTACAATATCACAAGCTTTTTGCGTAATGATCAATTCCTCAGAATCCATTTTGTGCTTAGATAAATCCTCAACCTCAACTGGGTTAAAAGTTCCTAAACCTACGTGTAAAGTTACCTCAGCAAAATTCACTCCTTTGATTTCTAATTTTTTCAAAAGGTGTTTTGAGAAGTGTAAACCAGCAGTTGGCGCCGCTACAGCTCCTTCTTCTTTTGCGTAGATTGTTTGGTATCTTTCAGCATCTTCTGGAGTAACATCTCTGTTGATGTATTTCGGAATTGGAGTTTCTCCAAGTTCAGTCAATTTATTTCTGAATTCTTCGTAAGAACCGTCATATAAGAAACGTAAAGTTCTTCCGCGAGAAGTTGTATTGTCGATTACCTCAGCAACTAACGAATCGTCGTCACCAAAATAAAGTTTGTTACCAATACGGATTTTTCTAGCTGGATCAACTAGGACATCCCAAAGTCTTTGCTCAGAATTTAATTCTCTTAACAAGAAAACTTCAATTCTAGCTCCAGTTTTTTCTTTGTTTCCGTACAAACGTGCAGGGAAAACTTTTGTATTATTTAAAATTAAAACGTCTCCGTCATCAAAATAGTTGATCACGTCTTTAAACATTTTATGTTCGATAGTGTTTTTTTTACGGTCAATTACCATTAAGCGAGATTCGTCTCTGTTTTCTGCTGGAAATTCAGCCAAAAGTTCTTTCGGTAAGTTGAAATTGAAGTGTGATAATTTCATATTTGAATTGTTGATTTTAGAGTGTAGCTTTTAGATTTGTTTATCTAAAATTTTAAATCGGTTGCAAATATACGATTGTGAGATAGCCGTTGTCAAGTGTTTTGGCTTTTATTTTCAAAAGTCCTTGATTTTGTGAGGTTTCTAGAACCATTAAAAATGTTTTTTTGAACCATATAAGTGATATAAGTTCATATTAACTGGAATTTTACATACTATTTAAACCTGACAGGTTTAAAAAACCTGTCAGGTTTGCTTTTAGATACGCATAAAAAAACCTCTGGTTAAAACCAGAGGCTCAATTGATTAAGCTTTACTTTAAGCCTTTATTTAAATGACCTTATATCACTTATATGGTTCAAAAAATTTTACAGTTCTGAAATTTGAAAATTTAAAGCTTTCAAATCGTTCCAAAAATCTGGATACGATTTAGAAACTACTTCTGCATCATCAATAATGATTGGCACTTTGATAGCCAATGGAGCAAATGCCATTGCCATACGGTGATCATTGTAGGTTGCAACATGAATATCATGTTTTATATCATCAGACTTCACTAAAGTCAAGCTGTCATTGGTTACTGAAATATTCGCGCCCAATTTGGTCAGCTCAGTTTTAAGTGCTTCCAAACGGTCTGTTTCTTTTATTTTTAAAGTATGAAGACCTGTTAAGTGGCATCCAATTCCGAGACCTAAACAAGTTACTACAATAGTCTGAGCAATATCTGGAGTATTATTTAATTCGAAATTTACATCTTGATAGTTAAATCCAGAAACTTTTTCCAAGGTCATTTTATTGTTTTGGAAAGTTGTTTTCACACCCATTTTTTCATAAAGAG
This genomic interval carries:
- the queA gene encoding tRNA preQ1(34) S-adenosylmethionine ribosyltransferase-isomerase QueA, producing MKLSHFNFNLPKELLAEFPAENRDESRLMVIDRKKNTIEHKMFKDVINYFDDGDVLILNNTKVFPARLYGNKEKTGARIEVFLLRELNSEQRLWDVLVDPARKIRIGNKLYFGDDDSLVAEVIDNTTSRGRTLRFLYDGSYEEFRNKLTELGETPIPKYINRDVTPEDAERYQTIYAKEEGAVAAPTAGLHFSKHLLKKLEIKGVNFAEVTLHVGLGTFNPVEVEDLSKHKMDSEELIITQKACDIVNEGKAKKKRICAVGTTSMRAIESSVSSANTLNPYEGWTNKFIFPPHDFSIANCMITNFHTPKSTLLMMISAFCGHDLMKKAYEEAIKEGYKFYSYGDAMLIL